Genomic DNA from Nitrospiraceae bacterium:
GATCACACCGGTCTCCAATCCCGTGGGCGCCGAAAGTTGGACCCGGTCGCCGACCTCGAAGGGCTGATAGAACAAAAGCGCGAATCCGGAGACCAAATTACTCAAGGTGCTCTGTGCGGCCAATCCGAACAAGATAGACGCCACTCCCGCGCTGGCCAGCAGGGCTGTGCCCAAGGCATGCAGTTGCGGAATGGCATTCATGTAGAGGATCAACGCCAGCGTATAGACCACCACCTGGCCTAACCGCACCAGAAGCGTAGAGGCCGTATGGTCGATCAGCAGGTGCTCCACGCGCCGGACGGCCAACCGGATCAAGCGAGCCAGGAACCAAGCAATCAAGATGAACAAGAAGGCGTAGAACGCCGCCCCGATCAGGGTGGCGGGATTCACAAAATCGCCCTGAACCAATTGCTCGAGAAAAGACATATACACCTCCCTCACGCCGAACTCAGACGAGGATACGGACAATGAGGTCGACTATATGCCATGTGTGGAAGGAAACGGGAGCGGAAAAGAAGGGAGCAGATATGCCACGGGCGACCCTTCACTACGGTGGGAGGTCGCCCGTGGTTG
This window encodes:
- a CDS encoding mechanosensitive ion channel family protein, which encodes MSFLEQLVQGDFVNPATLIGAAFYAFLFILIAWFLARLIRLAVRRVEHLLIDHTASTLLVRLGQVVVYTLALILYMNAIPQLHALGTALLASAGVASILFGLAAQSTLSNLVSGFALLFYQPFEVGDRVQLSAPTGLETGVIDEMTMGYIVVRTADQRMIVVPNSVAANQVVVKLGTA